The DNA sequence CACAGGTTTGACGCCAGCCATGTTGGTGGATTCTATTCATGTTATTTATGAATTATTTATCGATAATCGATAAATACTCTATCCTAGATACGCTGGTCATGAAAGCGATGACGCTCTTGACCAGCAGTGCATTCATGATGATGGCTGCAATGGTTGTAGCCTTGATTACGAATTTTGCCGGGCTCTTCCCTGGAGATGTACTGGATGCTGGTCTGCGTTCCAACCTGACCATTCTGACATTGGTCGTGATGCTTACTCTGTCCATGTCCAGGATTCCCTTGCAGAACCTGAATCCGTTGAAGTATGGAAAATCCATGGCCAGGGCAATAATCCTTGGAATGATCGTTGCTTCCATAATCCCGCTCGTCGGATATCTTCTCCTCAAGGATACTGAGTACGCGGCACAGGCCGCAGGTCTCGTATTTATTGCGGCGACACCCTTCGCAGGTTCGGTCCTTCCTCTTTCTATCATCCTGCGCGGAGATGCGGAGCATGCTGCCAGGGGAACTATCGTGATCTACATACTGTCGCTTGCATGGATCCCGTTCATCGTATGGTTGATGCTCGGAGATTCTGTCGACATGGAATTCCTCATCATCACAGTTCTGGAGCTTATCGGAGTCCCGTTGGTCCTTTCAAGACTTCTTGTCAAGTTGCAGATCAACAAGGATGTTCTCGCAGCCTTCCTCAACTGCTGTATCTTCTTCATGGTATGGCTTTCAGTGGGCGCGACCAACTTCTCTGGCAACGCATGGTGGATCTTCCTTGTGTTCGTGATAATAGCTGTTCTCAGATCGTTCGGTCTCGGAACCGCCGTGGAGGTCACGGAGAAGAGGATGGGCATCCACTGGGGTCAGAGGGTGACGGATATTTTGATGACATCCTACAAGAACAAGGGTGTTGCCATCGCGCTCTGTGTGGCGCTCTACCCTCCAGGAATGGTTGCCATCGCTACGTCGATCCTTATCGAGATCACATGGGTCGCATTCATGGATTCGGTGCTGTTCTCGAAGAAGAGGATGGAGAGGGAATTGGCGGCGGAAGGGGATTCAGTCCTCTGAGCCGTCATCCTCGACGTATTCCAGGATATCTCCCGGCTGGCAGTCCAGTGCCTTGCAGATACCGTTCAGTGTGGAGAATCTGATGGCGCAGATCTTGCCGGTCTTGATATTGGACAGATTGACGTTTGAGATGCCCACCTTCTCGGCAAGCTCGTTGAGGGACATCTTCCTGTCCGCCATCATTCTGTCCAACCTCAGGATTATCGCCATAGTATCACAGCGTATGGTCCGATTCATCCTGGAGCAGATGTCCGTAGCGGAATATGATGGTCAGACAGTACATGACCACCGAGATGAAGATGCATACCAGAAGGACACAGAGGGAAAGTACGATATCCCCTCTGCTGGCGAACTCCAGGATGGTCATTGGAACAGAGAGAATCAGGAAGGTCATGCAGATGAGCTTGAAGCCCTTCGGAGTGTCCTCCATGAAAGGGCTGTGCTCCTTCTGGACGGCGACCATTATGTCATGGATGACCTTCACCGTGATGAACATCGCCAGGAACGCCAGCGTCATCTCGATTGCACTGCAGATTACGGACATGTCTGACGGGTCGCATTTGATCAGATCGATGTAGGATGAACGCATCCCGTCATCTGTGAATGCCAAGACCCCATATGCCGCCATGCCTATTGCGAGAACGATGAATGCAACCTCTCCGATCAGCATTACGACCGATGCATAGCTGCAGACTCTTTTGAGCGTATGGAGGTCTCCTCTCATATGCGGATGATACATCTCATCAGCAATAAGAACAACGGTTATATCGCCGATTTGGATAACATCACTCAACAGTGATATCTGATGGATTACCAGCACTATCTGAAATGCTTCGTGAGGGCCATCCTCGCAGGTGTAGCGATCGGTATCGGTGGCGCCGTACTCTTGGGGACCATGGGCATAAACCCCGAGCTCAAGTGGGTAGGGGCCATCCTGTTCTCCATCGGATTGTTCACAGTTTTCACATTCGGTCTCGACCTGTACACCGGAAAGGTAGGATACATGTTCGACGACAAACCCTGGACATATGGCATAGACCTTCTGATCATGCTGGTGGGAAACTTCATCGGAACCCTGCTCATAGCTCAGTGCATGCCCATGGCCGATCAGTTCGTTCCGGGATTCATCGACGGTAGGCTCAACATGCTGGATTCGCCCATCACTGTAATCCTCAAAGGAATCTTCTGCGGTATCCTGATGTTCATCGCTGCTGATGTCTACAAGACCAAGAAGAGTTACCTCGGAGCGTTCATCTGTGTCCCCGTCTTCATTCTGGCAGGTTCGGAGCACAGCATCGCGGACATGTATTACTTCTGCGCAGCGGGAGTGTTCTCCCTGGATGCACTGTTCTTCATCATACTGGTAGCTATCGGAAACGCTATCGGAGGAATACTCATCCCTGTATGCAGGAAGTACATGTACGAAGAGACTGCCTGATTGTCTCATTCGTCGCTGGAGCCTGAACGGACCTTTACGGCCATTCCCTTCTTCATCTGCTTTATCTCGAAGGGGATCAGGAAGGCACGGCCGGTTGCTACAGGATTATCATCCTTATCGGTGATGATTACCTCTTCCATGGGGCGAATATCGGGATCGCACTCGGTGACGAACTGCGCGAACACGTTGCGCCCCTGTGCTGCGAACGGTACGGCGTCATCCATGACCTGAACCCTCATGTGGGGTTTGGGCACTGCCTCGACTATCCTTTTAGCCCCTTCAAGTTTGAGCGTGTACATACCGTCACCTGCACGCATGGAGAGCACATGCTCTCCCGCCGAGATGACGTTCCGGATCTTGCCGGTCTTCCTGCTGGTGACGAGTTCCACAGGTTCTTTGAACAATGCATCGGCCGCTTCGATACCGAACTGGTATCTTGCAACGGCCTTCGCCCTCAGGAGGTTCGCATCGTATTCTTCCGTACCGTCATCAGGGATCTGATTCTGGAGGATGACCTCCTTCACACCCATCTTGCTGAGGAACTGATAGGTGAGTCTGTCGGATTCAGTCTCGGTCTCCATGTCGGGGATCTGCGGGAACAGAGATTGGGCAAGCGGATATAGTTCATCCAGTTCCGCAGGGACAGGTCCGAAGGGTGTGACGACGATAGGGGTGTAACCGGCTTTGCGTGCCTTGTCAAACTCCTGTTCATATGGTCTGCTGTACGGTTTCCCGTGAGTGTCTGCGAACAGGCATACCTTGTCCGTCGGGAGAACGTATCTCGTTCCAAGCCTGTCAAGGTACCTTTTGAACACAGGGCGGTTCCTGGATTCCGATCCAGTGTAGAATATCGCCCCGTCGCGGCTGATGGGGTCGTAAAGCTCCATCACATCCTGGTAGTCCCTCAGTTTTCTCAGAGCCTCAAGCAGTGCAGGATGTGCCCTGCATCTGATCTCGGCCAACTCCCACAGGCGTCCCTCGCGGATGTATCTCCTCACAAGGTTGAGCTCCTGTACGATCTGGTAGAGGTTGTGCTCGGCGATGAGTTTGGTCTTCTTTCCCTTCTCCATCTTCCTGAGCTCTTCGAGCGTGTGCCCGCGGCATGCAGGACAGTTGCAGTCAAGTGATTCCATGTCAGCCAAGCGGAACGTTCCGTCGACGAACATCATCCTCTCATCGCGTGCGAATTTCGCATATGATGCGGAATCGAAGAAATCGCATCCCATGAGTGCCGCGAATGCGAGGATCATGGGGTGCCCGGCACCGAACAGATGCACTGGACGGTTGGGATTGAGTCCTTTCTTGCTGGACATTATGACGTCGACAAGTTCTGCGTACCTGTACTGCTCCATCAGGGGGACGACACCACCTATGGGGTGCACATCGATATCCATGTCGGCCATCCTTCTGGCGCAGTCCTCTCTGAGATCGGGATAGATGGAACCCTGTGCGACACCGTTGATCATCATCTCTCCTTTCATATCGCAGGCTTGCTGCGTCCTCTGAAGTGTGACTTCGATGGATTCTGCCGTTTGTTCTTTGGTCCAGTAGGGTTCTGTGAAGATGTCCAGCACGGTTCCGATATCAGTCCCTATTGACTTCTGGAATTCAACTATCTCCTCGTTGGTGAGTTCGACCTCGCCGTACATGTGGCTTTGGAAGGTTCCGGAATCGGTCATGATGATCCCGGGGAAATCCAGCATCTCATGGAGGCCGATAGCCTGCGCCTTCTCTTTGAGATCAGGGGTGTTCTTGATGATGTACGAGTTTGTAATCAGGGACTTGAAGCCGAAGGTGTCGTAGAGTTCTCTGGCGGGAACTGTGTTGATCTTCGGGTTGATGACCGGGAAAAGCGCCGGTGTCTCCATGCTGCGTCCTGAATTGGTGGTGAACTTTCCGATACGGGCGAGCCCGTCCCTTCTGATGATCTCGAACATTGTTCGGAGCATGGGGATTTATTTTTAATTTTTTTCTTTAAAAAAAGACGGTTGTGCCCAGAGGGCACATGTGACGATCATCACTGCGAGGTCTGTTTCTTTCTCTCGTCAGCGTAGACCTTGGCGATGGCGTTCTTCATGAGTGTGTCGGGAACGTCCTCGACATATTCCTTCTTCCAGTCCAAGGTGGGGCGTCCGAAAAGGACGGTGGAAGGTTTGCCGTGATCACAGCTCTCTTCAACGTCAAGGTGTCTTATCTCGAGTCCGTCGATGATCTCGGGAATGGTCCTCCCGTTTATCAGGACCTCGTGCTTGCCGTCATCGATTATAGTCTCCTTGAAGGAACAGGAGATGTCGGCCGATTTCATTTCGTACACCAGATCCTGGATGTAGGCCCTCATCTTTCCTACGCTGGGCCTTCTTATGCTTACGTCCGGGATATCCTTCTCTGTGTGGATGTATTCAATGTCTATCAGAGCCATGGATTGGGATTGATGGTCCTTATAGAAAAAAGATGCGGGGGATCCATCAGGAATCCGGTATCAATTCAGTCATCAATATAAGCAAGGTACCGGATAGAGGTATCATGGTCTCCGATCTATCAAAGTTCATGGATACTGTACGTGAGAAGACCCCTTTGGTCCATCACATCACGAATTATGTTACCGTCAACGACTGTGCGAACATCTGCATCTGCTCCGGAGGATCTCCTGTGATGACGGATGCGGACGCCGATGTCGTGGATATGTCCCGTATCGCCAGCGCTGTTGTTCTTAACATGGGAACTCTGAACCCGCGTACAGTCGATGCGATGCTCCTTGCCGGCAATGTTGCGAAGAAGAATAATGTGCCTGTCATCTTCGATGCGGTAGGGGCAGGAGCGACAGAGTATCGTAACAAGGTCGCCGAGGACATCATTAACAAGGTGAGGCCAGATGTAATCAAGGGCAACTGCGGAGAGATCTCATTCCTTGCAGGTGTGATCGGAGGCGTGAGGGGAGTAGATTCCACCAGCACTGCGGATAACATCGGCGACCTGGTCCTCGGCCTTGCCAAGAAATATGAGTGTATGGTGGTGGCTACCGGAAAGACAGATTACGTCTCTGACGGAAAGAGCCTGTATGTTCTCAGTAATGGATCCGATTACCAGGGATTGGTGTCCGGTACCGGATGCATGCTCAGTTCGGTCCTCGGATCGTATGTCGGTGCTAACGGGGTCAGCCTGTGCGCACTGATCGCAGCCATAACCGCGTTCAACGTCGCTGCTGAGAAGGCCGAGTCCGATTGCAAAGGCCCGGGGTCCTTCAAGGTAGCACTTTTGGACCAACTTTACAATCTCAAATCTGACGAGATGGCCTCCAAGGCCAAGGTCCAGAAGGTCTGATCAGAGCATCTTCAGCTCGCCGGTGATCTTATCAAGCTCACTGGCGGGCGCCGGGCCCAGGCCCATGCATGTGACAGTTCCGGGTTCCACCTGCGTCCTTCCGGCATCAGTGATGACCGCGATATGTATCTTGTTGCTGCTGGCCATCATCCTGTACTTATCAAGTTCCTCGAATGAATCGACCTTGAGGACGATCTTTGGCTGACCGCATTTGTACCAAGCGTCGAAGGACTTCTTATCCTTCTTCTCGGTGAAAAGAGCGCATTCGACCGCTGCATGACCGACCTGGGCCGCAATCTTGCCTTTGCCCATCTTGAGATCGTTCCTCACCAGAATTACGAGTTTGTAAGGTCCTGTGGGTTTGAAGAAACCGAATGCCATGGATGCAGGACGCTGATTGTACTATATCAGACTGTCTCTATGCCGTAGCGTTTGTCGAGCTCCTCGCCGTTGTAGAATAGGGTCCACCCATCCTCTGAGATTCCGTAGTACGGTCTGAGCTCTCCTAGTCTGAGTTCCGAGGATGTATCCGCTACTGTGTAGATGCCGTTGGAGCTCCTCACAGTTTTTGCATATGTTCCTATGAAGCTGTCGTCTAGGTTGACCTCGACGGCAGCGATCGTTGCCTCCGGGAATGAAAGTATACCGACATTCATTCCCGCTTCCTTCATGATAGCACAGTACAGTATCGCCCTGTCCTCGTCATCGCCACATCCGCGGAAGAGAGTCTCGGTAGGATATGCCCAATAGTCGGATGTGCGGTAGTTGTAGCTGTCGAAGATCTCTGGGAAGCATGATTGGACGAAGGACATCACGAAATCGGCGTAATCCGCGTTGGTGTACTGTTTGTCCACATTCTTGTTGTAGAGTGAAAGAAGCTTGTTATTGAGATCCTGGATTGATGAGTTTTCAATAATGAAGGATGTCATACTGGACTTACTTTGCAGATCCAATCTGGCGTTCAGATCGGATGTCAGACAGGACTTCACCTCATCGGCGGACATGGTGTAGTCGAAAGTCATTGGTACGCCGTTGTACGCCCACGAATACGTCTTCTCCATCTTTCCGTAGTATGTCCCCGTTCCTACGAACACATCGTCCTTCTCTTCTGAGAAGCACTCGGCCGTGATCCAGAACTTACCGACACGGACGTTGTCCCATGTCACGCTGTAGATGCTGTCTGAATTAGTATGGTCCTTGGTGACCTTCTGGTAGAACGGATTCTTCATGTTAGTATCGTTGTAGGATTCCGTCATCACGTTCCATACGACCCTGTCATAATCGTTCTGATATCTGGGATTAAGCTCGAAGAATAATTTGAGCTCGGGATCGTAAAGGGGGAGGACCTTGATATTCTGGTTCGCGAAGTCGTCCACCAGGTCCAGATAGCCGTTGTTCTGCAGGTCGATGACGATTCCTTCAGGAACAAGGGCATCTTCGTTGTTCGAATTGAAATTGCTGTCATAATAGTCGAAAATGACCAATGCGCCTGCGAATGCCAAAAGGAAGATGACTACTGACATGGTGATCCTTACCTTAGGACTCTTCATATCGATGTTCGTGGCCGTCTGAATGGAATTCATGATCGGGCCAAGATCATCCTTGTACATCTTCAGGTTCTGACCGCAGAAAGGACAGACGTCATGATCGCCGCCGAAACTCCTGCCGCAAAACGGGCAGAATCCTTTTTCGGGTTTGTTCTTGGCGACCATATTTAAATCTCCTATTGGGTGAGTTTCCTTTTTTATTGATAAGGGCCACTACAGGATTGTCAGAATTCGTAGAAACCAGATTGGTCTCTGTTGCGGTATTCGTGCTTTTCGTAGTATCCGATGAGTTCGCCTTCGTCGTTGCGCAAGGCTATCATGTAGACATCCTTGTTCTGAAGGTTGTTGTAGAATGTGTGGACCTTATTATGGTCCTTACTGGAAGCGAACCAGTCGACGACTTTGCGTATGATCTCGTTGGATTTGCCGCTGTGGCAGTCGAAAATGTGAAGGCCGATGATCCCGGCACCGCCGCGTTCGCTGTATTCCTCGATGGCCGCCGGGTTCATGTAGACCACGATGTGCATCGTGTCGCATATTACGACAGGTGCATCATCCTGGTCCACGATACTTTTGAAGAACGGGGAGAGATTCATGTTTAGTGGAATCCCTTTTCCTTACTGTCAACGTGTATGTCCTCTCCGGGGATGACATCGATGATGAATCCGCCGTCCTGATCCTGCTCGACGAGTTTGCCGTTGACGTATACCTCGGCATTCCTGTCGTCCGCTGGTTTCAGGGTTATGGTAGGGACGTCCCCGTCAATGACGAACTCGTCAGCTACCTTTTCGCCGCTGAAGTAGTATTCCCTTCCGTCGTCGATGTAGACTGTGTTCGTTCCGACAGGGGTCTCGATGACGTCGAGCATCCCGTAGGTGATGTTGCTGCGGGTGACGCTGGGGAGGTAGGCACCGCCATCCTCCGAAACGATCCTGAAGCCAGCCTCGGTTATGACGAACACAATCTGGTTGTGGGGTGTCACATAGAGGCCGGAGGACATCTCTTCGTACTCCGATGCTCCTTTGAAGGTCACAGGCGTGTTGCTGTCGATCTTCTTGTCGGAGCAGTAGATCGAGAAGTCGTACCTGCTGTCGTTCTTCAGGTAGGAGATGTCGATCAGAGGCTCGATGGTGAGGTTCGAGTTCATCGTAAGGCTGTACGATCCGTCGCCTTCAGGTTTGATCAGATACGCAACACCGCTGTTCACGTATCCGATGTTCTGAGGTTCGTCGAGCACCATTGTGATGGCGGTACCAGATTCAAACACATAGGGCGAAGCGAGTTCGACCCCGTCCGCATCATAGACCGTCGCATCGATGCTGTCGTCTATGGTAAGACTGAATGTTCCCGCGTCGTTCTCGTGACTCATGCCGAAACCGAAGATAACGACTCCGAGCAGAAGGGCCATGAACACACCTGCAGTGATGTACCTGACCGCCCTAACGGGCTGTTCGGATTTCTTCTTGCTGCGGTTTAGCAGGGCCGTCTTGACCGACGATGTACGTTTCTTGGGTGCGGCGGCCGCCGTGAGGTCGTCGACCATGACTCCCTTCACGGGCGTCATGCTGAGAGCGGGGTAGATCTCCTTGAAAGAGATGTTCTCTCCCTCGGGCTTCTCATCGGTACTCCTGACGAATATTCCGCTGCTAGCCATCTCCAGTCCCTGGTGGGCCATTCCCTTGATGAACGTCATCGCCTGCGACATCTCCGACTCGGGGTCGGTGCTTGTGATGCCGATGGTCAGCGGGTAGATTGAAACTATGCTGAGCGACAGTCCGATCGCCTTTGCGATGTCGGACATGTTTCCGAAGTAGGTGTCGAAGTTGCCCTGGACACTGACGTCACCTGTGGCCCTCATGTATTTGGCACCGAGGACGACCATTAGGTATTCGGAATCGAATCCCAGCTTCTTGAGGTAGGCCAGTGTGTAAAGGAGCTGACCTTCCATGAATGAACCTTCCTTGTCCTTGACGATGTCGAGCACGTTACGAAGCTCCTCGTTGTCCGTCGAGATAGGGCGCGACTTCTTGAGAAGTATTGAACATGCGAGGCCGTAGTATGCCGATCCGGATTCTGAGTAGAATACCGAGATGACACCTTCCTCGACCATCCTGAGAAGGTTCGATGTAATGGTGGATCTGGGTGCGTCCACCTTGTTGACTATATCTGTGATGCACAGGGGCCTCTCGTAGATCGAATCGACTATTTCGATCTGGACGTCGCTTGTCATGAGACCTGCTGCGCCGTCCACGTCCACCATCATGAAGCGCTCTGTATCCTTGTGTTGCATCGTGGTGTTGATGTAGGGCTCCTCAGATTTCTCGCAACGGTCCATGACGACTTTTACCATTGTATCGGAGCCGTTGAAGTTCTCGATACTGGTGATCTTGTGGCATCTGCCTGTTGCGTTCTCGATGAGCCTTATCACGAACTGCATCAACGTGGGCGTCCTGTCGATGATGCCTTCATCGCCGGTCATGACGAGAGTGAGCGGCGAGGATGCGAATAGGGTGAAGTTGTAACCGGTTAGTTTCGCGAAGATGTCCCTAGCGTTCATGATCGCGTCTTCGAACCCGACCTTCTCTACCTCGACGGCATCAGCTAAGGCATTTGCGTACTTCATCCTCAAAGGATCGATGTTGACACCAATCTCGGATGTGTAGCAGTCCAGCATGTTGGCCAGAGATGATAGTCCCTTGTAGTTCTTCAAGGGATCCACGAAGGTCTTGTCGGAGATGCTCTTGAGCCTATCATTAGTCTCCGATGAACTGGCCAGCACCTTTGCACTGGTGGAGTAGTAGACCGTCTTCTTGTCGGAGTCCGGTTTCGTCCTGTCGATTATACCCGATTCTGACATCTTGTCTATGACGAAGTGCAGGGATGAGGAACTCAATCCCAGCTCTGCGGTAAGGTCACTGGGCCTCTTCATTCCGCCTACCAGACTCTGGTAGACTGAGATCTGAAGGGGGTCAGTTAACGGAACCACACCCTTGTCGGTGAGCAGGATGCAGAAGTTGCGCAAATACTCGTCTTGTGCGCCCATACATCACTGTATTTGTTTGTATTATTTTAAAGACCACTGTTTTTGGTCAGTAAAATCACAAATCAAAGACGAGCCTTTAATATGAGGTCTCTGAGGTCGTGTGCGGCTTTTTTCACGTCATCCTGTGCCACAACGGCAGAAACAACTGCTGCGCAGTCTGCTCCCGCCCTTATGACTGACTGTATGTTTCCCTGGTTGATCCCGCCTATCGCGACGATAGGGATGTCTACAGCCTGCCTTATCGTGAATATGGCGTCGAGTCCCAATGATTGTGTGGCATCGGGCTTGGTCGAAGTGGCGAAAATCGATCCCACACCTACGTAGGACGCCCCTCCCGCCTCTGCTTTCTTGGCCTCTTCTACCGTTGTGACCGATATGCCTATGATCTTGTCCGACCCCATCAGATCGACCGCTTCCTCAAGAGGCATATCCGACTGTCCCAGATGAACCCCGTCTGCGTTCGATTCTATTGCAACTTCGATGTTGTCGTTCACTATGAAGAATTTGTTCATTTCATCGGCGATTTTCTTGATCTGCAGAGCATCTCTGAGCATATCCTCCTTAGAAGCATTCTTCATCCTCAGCTGTACGACGTCCGCTCCTCCCTCATAGGCCAGTCTGGCGATTTCCATGTTGGAGCGTCCTTTCGACAGCGATTCATCAGTGACGACATACAGGTCGAACATGAATCTGCCATGTCCGGTCGGATAGATAACACGTTCTGTGCCTTCTTTCTTCTTTGTAAATAATAAAGGCATAGGACTTTTATATGGGGTTTCAAATCGGTTGCTCGGTTAAAATGACTGGCGAAAATACTGCCAAAAAGGATAGAGACCCGATTTTTACAATCTGTCTCGCGATATTCCTGGTTGCAGCTGTCATCGCTCTCGGTTCGTTCGTTGTGAAGGAATACTTCCCCAGCGGAGACGAGACGGCATCAACTGGAGACACAGTGACTGTAGACTACATTGGAACGTATTATGACGCATACGGAGAGAAAAACGCTGTAGTGTTCGACACAAACATCTCCAGCATCGGCAACGATGACGATATTCAAAAGTCAAACGATTGGACTGAGAAGACTACCTATAGCGGTCTGAAGTTCAAGATCGGAGACAAGACAATGCTCGAAGGGTTCGAGAACGCTGTTATCGGACACAAGGTCGGAGAGACCGTTAAAGTGTACCTTACAGCATCCGAAGGATATGTCGGACCTTCAACAGAGGGAAAGATGAGTACAGTCGGAAACATGATCGAATCCACTCAGTTCGTCTCCAAGAAGGGCTTCTCGGAGATGTATCCCGACATCACACTCGAAGAGGGAAAGGCAATATCTTTCGAGTCCAAGTATAAGTTCCCTGCACAGGCCATCCTTACCAATTCAGGAAGGGATGTTCTGGTCACATACTTCCCTGTTGTTGGAGAGACCTATGAGGCCTACAAACAGGGAGAGACCACCGTTGAATTCAAGGCAACCAGTGTAGGCGACATCATCGTGTTCGATATTATCATCAAGAACACCGTGACCGTCGATGACGAAGGCCACATCCAGATGATCAAACTCGAGCTTGAGGATAACATATACATAACCGCTGTCAACGGTACCGAGATCACATATAAGACTGGATCCGAGAAGATCAACCAGCCTTTGTATTTCGAGATCAAGATTACCAACATCGAATGACCAGTCATTTTCCCCGGGCTCAGCCCGGGGTTCTTTTCACTGAATAAACATCTTACCGGTTGCTTTTTGTTGATTGTTTTTCATTAATGTTGAGAGATTCAACATAATAACTAGTTCGTAACTAGTTCGGAATTTTGTTATCAAAATGGCATTTTTATTGAGTTTCAATCCATTAATGTTGATGATTTCAACATAATAACTAGTTCGTAACTAGTTCGAAATAGGTTTAATAGTATTGGAGATATACTCCAACTAATGGATGATGTAGAATCCCTCAGTGTCACCGTTGAAAGCGAATCGGTAGAATTCGTTCCGGATATAGCTCATCTTGATGAAGCGTCCAAATCATTGGCCGCTATGCTGAACAAAGGGCATGAGGGGACCGTTTATTTCGGTGTCGATGACAACGGAAAGATAATCGGTCTCGAGGTGGACAGCGGAACGATAGAGGGGATCAGGGGTTTCTTCACAGGTATCATCGCACCCTTTCCTGTATTGGACATAGATCTTCGTGTGAATAAGAGCGGGAACCGTTACATCGTTCTATCAGCAAAGGGTAATGTCGTGCCGTATTCTTGTGATGGACGCTATTACATCAGAAGAGGAAATGAAAACGTACTGGCAGGGGCAGATGCAATCGCCCGTCTGGCGCTATCAAGGGGTCTGGACCCTCTTAAGGATACGCCGTCGGCGTTCCAGGAACTGACCTTCAACTATCTGCTGGGGATGTTAATCTCATACCGTATATATCCTCATCAAGGCGGATTGTTCGACAGTTACAACATGCTTGATATGGACGGAAGGTTCAATCTTTTGGGATATCTACTGTCGGATCAGAACGTCCTTCCGATGCAGATAATAGAGTTCAGGGGCAAGGACAAGGGATTCATCTACAAGAAGCTGGATTACGGGGGGCAGAGCATAATCGGTTCCTTCACAAGAATATTGGATGCCATGAACGGATACATGTGCAACGGAACTGATGAAGATGGTAACAATGTGGCCCTTTTCGATTTCGCAGCATTCCAGGAGGCTTGGGTAAACGCATGTATCCATAATGCTTGGTGGAATATGATTCCTCCTTCGGTGTTTGTCTTCGATGACAGGATAGAGGTCACCTCCTTCGGCAACATCCCTTATGCGCTGTCCTTGGAGGATTTCTACACAGGTGATTCATTCCCGGTCAACCAGTCCCTTTTCGAAGTATTCGCGGAACTTCATTTCATCGGAGACGGGGGTCACGGGGTTCCGCTGATCGTCAACAGTTGCGGCAGAGATGCATTCCGTTTCACCGGCAGCAATGTCATCGTTACGATCCCGTTCCGTTTCAAACCGCCTTTCGTTGAATACAGGGAGGCAAGGGACAGGAGCAGAAGCGATCTGGACCATCTGAAGCAGGGTATCCTCAATTATCTGGAGAGGAACCCTCGTGCAAAGTTGAGCGAGGTCTCTGAAGCATCCGGTATCTCGCTATCTTCGGTGAAGAAGATCGTTACCTCATTGAAGGCAGACGGACTGCTGGACAACACCGGTACGAACAGGAACAGTCAATGGGTAATCCGTTGATTTAGATATCAGAGGATGCTGTCCAGTTTGTTCATCATCAGCTCAGGGTTCCTGGCGATGAGCCTAATGATCCTGTCCTTCTTTGAACCTTTATCCACAATGGCGTCAGGGATCTTCCCAGCTATGTCGATGGCCTTCTTGGTGGCCTCAGCGACCTTGTCCTTGGGCATCTCTATGGTGACAGCGGTCATCCCGACCTCCTCCATGACATCGAGGATGT is a window from the Thermoplasmata archaeon genome containing:
- a CDS encoding Na+-dependent transporter yields the protein MKAMTLLTSSAFMMMAAMVVALITNFAGLFPGDVLDAGLRSNLTILTLVVMLTLSMSRIPLQNLNPLKYGKSMARAIILGMIVASIIPLVGYLLLKDTEYAAQAAGLVFIAATPFAGSVLPLSIILRGDAEHAARGTIVIYILSLAWIPFIVWLMLGDSVDMEFLIITVLELIGVPLVLSRLLVKLQINKDVLAAFLNCCIFFMVWLSVGATNFSGNAWWIFLVFVIIAVLRSFGLGTAVEVTEKRMGIHWGQRVTDILMTSYKNKGVAIALCVALYPPGMVAIATSILIEITWVAFMDSVLFSKKRMERELAAEGDSVL
- a CDS encoding formate/nitrite transporter family protein, producing MDYQHYLKCFVRAILAGVAIGIGGAVLLGTMGINPELKWVGAILFSIGLFTVFTFGLDLYTGKVGYMFDDKPWTYGIDLLIMLVGNFIGTLLIAQCMPMADQFVPGFIDGRLNMLDSPITVILKGIFCGILMFIAADVYKTKKSYLGAFICVPVFILAGSEHSIADMYYFCAAGVFSLDALFFIILVAIGNAIGGILIPVCRKYMYEETA
- the tgtA gene encoding tRNA guanosine(15) transglycosylase TgtA; amino-acid sequence: MFEIIRRDGLARIGKFTTNSGRSMETPALFPVINPKINTVPARELYDTFGFKSLITNSYIIKNTPDLKEKAQAIGLHEMLDFPGIIMTDSGTFQSHMYGEVELTNEEIVEFQKSIGTDIGTVLDIFTEPYWTKEQTAESIEVTLQRTQQACDMKGEMMINGVAQGSIYPDLREDCARRMADMDIDVHPIGGVVPLMEQYRYAELVDVIMSSKKGLNPNRPVHLFGAGHPMILAFAALMGCDFFDSASYAKFARDERMMFVDGTFRLADMESLDCNCPACRGHTLEELRKMEKGKKTKLIAEHNLYQIVQELNLVRRYIREGRLWELAEIRCRAHPALLEALRKLRDYQDVMELYDPISRDGAIFYTGSESRNRPVFKRYLDRLGTRYVLPTDKVCLFADTHGKPYSRPYEQEFDKARKAGYTPIVVTPFGPVPAELDELYPLAQSLFPQIPDMETETESDRLTYQFLSKMGVKEVILQNQIPDDGTEEYDANLLRAKAVARYQFGIEAADALFKEPVELVTSRKTGKIRNVISAGEHVLSMRAGDGMYTLKLEGAKRIVEAVPKPHMRVQVMDDAVPFAAQGRNVFAQFVTECDPDIRPMEEVIITDKDDNPVATGRAFLIPFEIKQMKKGMAVKVRSGSSDE
- a CDS encoding peptidyl-tRNA hydrolase → MAFGFFKPTGPYKLVILVRNDLKMGKGKIAAQVGHAAVECALFTEKKDKKSFDAWYKCGQPKIVLKVDSFEELDKYRMMASSNKIHIAVITDAGRTQVEPGTVTCMGLGPAPASELDKITGELKML
- the thiM gene encoding hydroxyethylthiazole kinase — encoded protein: MDTVREKTPLVHHITNYVTVNDCANICICSGGSPVMTDADADVVDMSRIASAVVLNMGTLNPRTVDAMLLAGNVAKKNNVPVIFDAVGAGATEYRNKVAEDIINKVRPDVIKGNCGEISFLAGVIGGVRGVDSTSTADNIGDLVLGLAKKYECMVVATGKTDYVSDGKSLYVLSNGSDYQGLVSGTGCMLSSVLGSYVGANGVSLCALIAAITAFNVAAEKAESDCKGPGSFKVALLDQLYNLKSDEMASKAKVQKV
- a CDS encoding helix-turn-helix transcriptional regulator; this translates as MAIILRLDRMMADRKMSLNELAEKVGISNVNLSNIKTGKICAIRFSTLNGICKALDCQPGDILEYVEDDGSED